The following proteins are co-located in the Macadamia integrifolia cultivar HAES 741 chromosome 3, SCU_Mint_v3, whole genome shotgun sequence genome:
- the LOC122074822 gene encoding protein ROH1-like yields MPATDYQGSSVPFSSIGRSILSIRRDQIHSMEGNQELELEAFQRQVVDRFNDLHIVSGEDLLSLSWIRRLLDSFLCCLEDFRAILFNRKAMVSRPPLDRMINEFFERSVKALDVCNAIRDGLEQIRQWQKHLEIVLCALDSRQRTLWEGQFRRAKKALTDLTIAMLDEKDSGSVFAHRNRSFGRNNNSSGKDHRAAGHFRSLSWSVSRSWSAARQLQAIGNNLTPPRGNEIVATGGLAVPVYTMNCVLLFVMWSLVAAIPCQDRGLQTHLSIPRHFPWATSILSLQERITEESKKRDRKNASGLLREIHQIEKSVRHLTEMVDSVHFPLTEEREKEVRQGASDLGLVLETVKEGLDPLERQVREVFHRIVRSRTECLDCLAKANSSE; encoded by the coding sequence ATGCCAGCGACGGATTACCAGGGTTCTTCAGTTCCTTTCTCCTCGATAGGTCGTTCGATATTGAGTATTAGGCGTGATCAAATTCATTCCATGGAAGGGAACCAGGAATTGGAGCTCGAGGCGTTTCAGAGACAGGTCGTTGATCGGTTCAATGATCTCCATATCGTTTCCGGCGAAGATCTGCTCTCCCTCTCATGGATCCGTCGCCTTCTTGATTCGTTCCTTTGTTGCCTGGAGGATTTTAGGGCTATTTTGTTCAACAGGAAGGCTATGGTCTCCAGACCTCCCTTAGATCGCATGATCAACGAATTCTTTGAGAGGAGTGTGAAGGCGCTCGATGTCTGCAACGCTATCCGCGATGGACTTGAGCAAATCCGACAATGGCAGAAACACTTGGAGATCGTCCTTTGCGCCTTGGACTCCCGCCAGAGGACCCTTTGGGAGGGCCAGTTCAGACGGGCGAAGAAGGCGCTGACGGATTTGACAATCGCGATGCTGGATGAGAAGGATTCTGGCTCCGTTTTTGCCCACAGGAACCGTTCGTTCGGGAGGAACAACAATAGCAGCGGCAAGGACCACCGTGCAGCAGGGCATTTCCGTTCGCTCTCCTGGAGTGTCTCGCGCTCTTGGTCAGCGGCCAGGCAGCTTCAGGCGATCGGGAACAACTTGACCCCTCCCCGTGGCAACGAAATTGTCGCCACCGGTGGGCTGGCAGTCCCCGTCTATACCATGAACTGTGTGCTTCTGTTCGTAATGTGGTCTCTCGTCGCTGCCATACCTTGCCAGGACCGTGGCCTGCAAACCCATCTCTCCATCCCCCGCCATTTCCCATGGGCAACCTCAATTCTTTCACTCCAAGAGCGGATCACGGAGGAGTCCAAGAAGCGGGACCGAAAGAATGCAAGTGGATTGCTGAGGGAGATCCATCAAATAGAGAAATCTGTGCGGCACTTGACGGAAATGGTCGATTCAGTTCACTTCCCTTTGACGGAGGAAAGGGAGAAGGAGGTGAGGCAAGGAGCATCGGATTTGGGATTGGTATTGGAGACAGTGAAGGAGGGATTAGACCCTTTGGAGCGCCAGGTAAGGGAGGTGTTCCATAGGATTGTGCGTAGCCGAACTGAGTGTCTTGATTGCTTGGCTAAGGCAAACAGTTCTGAATGA